A portion of the Macaca thibetana thibetana isolate TM-01 chromosome 9, ASM2454274v1, whole genome shotgun sequence genome contains these proteins:
- the LOC126963170 gene encoding LOW QUALITY PROTEIN: uncharacterized protein C5orf60-like (The sequence of the model RefSeq protein was modified relative to this genomic sequence to represent the inferred CDS: substituted 1 base at 1 genomic stop codon): MPRAQXTEGSSAVDMDILFPLNSVLDTELCWSPIPEIIHFILFVAFSLMFLIILRPYFTPREPSSGPPREENSKNDRAEVGEWIRIRNRYITSKDYRILLKEVENLEVYAFLLKKCLKELPREGSSHHLPCQDHLGPAYKQAPARNHRPCGGRGKASPTSFHVSLQAPPAPLASMPSSVPKTSVGSFESLSSLSSSKPPEPLHPLKHPSYRPSASTLSPNPTTSVESLGSLSSLSSSQRPQPLRPLECPSYKPRGHSPPRRRNPGWVSWTDSMQADSKTDVTICPMCNTPECSCLHSWWVPSSPRVIQGIGRCSDPDLGLSGRQEGARAW; the protein is encoded by the exons ATGCCCAGGGCTCAGTAGACTGAGGGCAGCAGTGCAGTTGACATGGATATTCTCTTTCCTCTGAACAGTGTTCTTGACACAGAGCTGTGCTGGAGCCCCATTCCTGAGATCATCCATTTCATCCTCTTCGTTGCGTTTAGCCTGATGTTCCTGATCATCTTACGCCCCTACTTTACCCCCAGGGAGCCATCCTCAGGGCCTCCCAGAGAGGAGAACAGCAAGAAT GATCGAGCTGAAGTGGGGGAATGGATAAGGATCAGAAATAGGTATATCACTTCGAAAG ATTACAGAATTCTCTTGAAAGAAGTGGAGAACCTTGAGGTCTACGCTTTCCTGCTGAAAAA GTGCCTGAAGGAGCTCCCTAGGGAGGGCAGCTCCCATCACCTTCCATGCCAAGACCACCTGGGGCCAGCGTACAAACAAGCACCTGCTAGGAACCACCGGCCATGTGGGGGGCGTGGGAAAGCTTCTCCCACCAGCTTCCATGTGTCCCTACAGGCTCCCCCGGCTCCTTTGGCCTCCATGCCCTCATCAGTCCCAAAGACCTCCGTAGGATCCTTTGAGTCTCTGTCATCCCTGAGCTCCTCCAAGCCACCAGAGCCTTTGCATCCCCTGAAACACCCTTCATACCGGCCATCTGCCAGCACCCTATCACCAAACCCGACCACCTCCGTAGAATCCTTGGGGTCTCTGTCATCCCTGAGCTCCTCCCAGCGACCACAGCCCTTGCGTCCCCTGGAGTGTCCTTCATACAAGCCACGTGGGCATTCCCCTCCCCGACGACGGAACCCTGGCTGGGTGTCCTGGACTGACTCCATGCAGGCTGATTCCAAAACTGATGTGACAATATGCCCAATGTGCAACACCCCTGAGTGCTCCTGTCTACACAGTTGGTGGGTGCCTTCTAGCCCTCGAGTGATCCAAGGCATTGGTCGCTGCAGTGATCCTGACCTGGGCCTCTCCGGGAGGCAGGAGGGTGCTAGAGCCTGGTGA